A section of the Roseomonas marmotae genome encodes:
- a CDS encoding alpha/beta hydrolase domain-containing protein, translated as MPKLSRRAGACLLPTLLLYSLAQPARAEVSRFEITARQEAALEGRSFGARGTAEKITARATIALDPADPANAVIVDLDRAPRNAEGKVEATTDVVILRPQRPNGTMIFEVVNRGRKLLNSWAQDGETAAGSRLEQAGDMGNGFLLEQGYTLVWTGWQADTLEGANLLRIAVPTVPGITGPSREEWSFGDKPGPHRATLSYPVADRNSARLTMRARTDDPRRTGDGLTLRFIDDSTVEITPPADARPDTIFELTYTARDPRVMGMGLAAIRDVSSFLRRDTSAQNPLAAEGRSTVDRAIGLGISQSGRALRDFLYFGLNRDEAGRLVFEGMMPIIPGARGSFTNARFAQPGRNPGPEFDRLYPVGQFPFAYDVTEDALSGRRDGLLLRCRTTNSCPRIMQMDSEFEFWGSLGSLNVTDTRGQHIDLPPEVRLYLLSGAPHGNPANAVARQSPACVMPLNPISGGPALRSLLVAMGGWVREGTEPPASRYPSLAQGTLVPARMVYPSIPGLPYGQQYVRAFWVQQPVVDSDPLPQIRGEYPLLLPRAGLDGNAIAGIRLPLVDAPRASYVGWNAQKNASGPQEICTQSGGVVPFAATKAERQAKGDPRPSLEELYPAPADYEAAVRASAQRLVAERLLLPADAEAAVQAARAGTLARLGQ; from the coding sequence ATGCCAAAGCTGTCGCGAAGAGCGGGCGCGTGCCTGCTGCCCACTTTGCTTCTGTATTCCCTGGCGCAACCGGCACGGGCCGAGGTGTCGCGCTTCGAGATCACCGCCCGCCAGGAGGCGGCGCTGGAAGGCCGCAGCTTCGGCGCGCGCGGCACGGCGGAAAAGATCACCGCCCGCGCCACCATCGCACTGGACCCTGCCGATCCTGCCAATGCGGTTATCGTCGACCTCGACCGCGCGCCGCGCAACGCGGAGGGCAAGGTGGAGGCCACCACCGATGTGGTGATCCTGCGCCCGCAGCGGCCCAACGGCACAATGATCTTCGAGGTGGTGAACCGAGGCCGCAAGCTGCTGAACAGCTGGGCGCAGGATGGTGAGACCGCCGCCGGCAGCCGGCTGGAACAGGCCGGCGACATGGGCAACGGCTTCCTGCTGGAACAGGGCTACACGCTGGTCTGGACCGGCTGGCAGGCGGATACGCTAGAGGGCGCCAACCTGCTGCGCATCGCCGTGCCCACCGTCCCCGGCATTACCGGCCCCTCGCGCGAGGAATGGAGCTTCGGCGACAAGCCCGGCCCCCATCGCGCCACGCTGAGCTACCCCGTGGCGGACCGGAACTCGGCGCGGCTGACCATGCGCGCCCGCACCGACGACCCGCGCCGCACGGGGGACGGCCTGACGCTGCGCTTCATCGACGACAGCACCGTGGAGATCACGCCCCCCGCGGATGCGCGGCCCGACACGATCTTCGAGCTGACCTATACCGCGCGCGACCCGCGGGTGATGGGCATGGGGCTGGCGGCCATCCGCGATGTGTCCAGCTTTCTCCGCCGCGACACCAGCGCGCAGAACCCGCTGGCGGCGGAAGGGCGCAGCACGGTGGACCGCGCCATCGGCCTCGGCATTTCCCAATCCGGTCGTGCCTTGCGGGACTTCCTGTATTTCGGCCTCAACCGCGACGAGGCCGGCCGTCTGGTCTTCGAGGGGATGATGCCGATCATCCCTGGCGCGCGCGGCTCCTTCACCAATGCCCGCTTCGCGCAGCCCGGCCGCAATCCCGGCCCCGAATTCGACCGCCTCTACCCCGTGGGCCAGTTCCCCTTCGCCTATGATGTCACGGAGGACGCGCTGAGCGGGCGGCGCGACGGGCTGCTGCTGCGCTGCCGCACCACCAATAGCTGCCCGCGCATCATGCAGATGGATTCGGAATTCGAATTCTGGGGCTCGCTGGGCAGCCTCAATGTCACGGATACGCGCGGCCAGCATATCGACCTGCCGCCGGAAGTGCGGCTCTACCTGCTCTCCGGCGCGCCGCACGGCAATCCGGCCAATGCGGTGGCCCGCCAGAGCCCGGCCTGTGTCATGCCGCTGAACCCGATCAGTGGTGGCCCCGCCCTGCGCTCCCTGCTGGTGGCCATGGGCGGCTGGGTGCGGGAGGGCACCGAGCCGCCCGCCAGCCGCTATCCCAGCCTGGCGCAGGGCACGCTGGTGCCGGCCAGGATGGTCTATCCGTCCATCCCCGGCCTGCCCTACGGCCAGCAATATGTCCGCGCCTTCTGGGTGCAGCAGCCGGTGGTGGATAGCGATCCGCTGCCGCAGATTCGTGGCGAGTACCCACTGCTGCTGCCGCGCGCGGGGCTGGACGGGAATGCCATCGCCGGCATCCGCCTGCCGCTCGTGGACGCGCCACGCGCCAGCTATGTCGGCTGGAACGCGCAGAAGAATGCCAGCGGGCCGCAGGAGATCTGCACGCAGTCCGGCGGCGTAGTGCCTTTCGCCGCCACCAAGGCGGAACGGCAGGCGAAGGGCGACCCACGCCCCTCGCTGGAGGAACTGTATCCGGCACCCGCTGATTATGAAGCCGCCGTGCGGGCCTCCGCGCAACGGCTGGTGGCGGAGCGGCTGCTGCTGCCCGCCGATGCGGAAGCGGCCGTGCAGGCGGCGCGTGCCGGCACGCTCGCCCGCCTCGGCCAGTAA
- the kdgD gene encoding 5-dehydro-4-deoxyglucarate dehydratase, which produces MTGQFSPEDLKAALPTGLLSFPVTDFDAAGEFNERSYRARLEWLSPYGTAALFAAGGTGEFFSLTQREYSAVIRSAIEGSGGQVPIVAGAGYGTRMAIEYAREAERLGAAGILLMPPYLTETSQAGLRTHIAAVCKSTRLGVIVYNRANCRVSAETLQAVADECPNLIGFKDGVGEIEAMVSVYNALGERLTYLGGLPTAEVYAQAYLAMGVPTYSSAVFNFIPRTALEFYKAVTTRDDVTVTRLLRDFFFPYLKIRNRQPGYAVSIVKAGASIVGRGAGPVRSPLSDLTEAEMAQLRPLIEALGPQ; this is translated from the coding sequence ATGACCGGCCAGTTCAGCCCCGAGGACCTCAAAGCCGCCCTGCCGACGGGCCTGCTGTCCTTCCCCGTGACCGATTTCGACGCGGCGGGGGAGTTCAACGAGAGGAGCTACCGCGCCCGGCTGGAATGGCTTTCGCCCTATGGCACCGCCGCGCTCTTCGCCGCGGGTGGGACGGGCGAGTTCTTCTCCCTGACCCAGCGCGAATATTCGGCCGTGATCCGCAGCGCCATCGAGGGCTCGGGCGGGCAGGTGCCGATCGTCGCCGGTGCCGGCTACGGCACGCGCATGGCCATCGAATACGCGCGGGAGGCCGAGCGGCTGGGCGCGGCCGGCATCCTGCTGATGCCGCCCTATCTGACCGAGACCTCACAGGCCGGGCTGCGCACGCATATCGCGGCGGTCTGCAAATCCACGCGCCTCGGCGTCATCGTCTATAACCGCGCCAATTGCCGCGTCTCGGCCGAGACCTTGCAGGCGGTCGCCGATGAATGCCCCAACCTCATTGGCTTCAAGGACGGCGTGGGCGAGATCGAGGCCATGGTCTCGGTCTACAACGCGTTGGGCGAGCGGCTGACCTATCTGGGCGGCCTGCCCACGGCCGAGGTCTATGCCCAGGCCTATCTGGCCATGGGCGTGCCCACCTATTCCTCGGCCGTGTTCAATTTCATCCCGCGCACGGCACTGGAATTCTACAAGGCCGTGACGACGCGGGACGACGTCACCGTTACCCGCCTGCTGCGCGACTTCTTCTTTCCCTACCTCAAGATCCGCAACCGCCAGCCCGGCTATGCCGTCAGCATCGTCAAGGCCGGCGCCAGCATCGTCGGGCGCGGGGCGGGGCCGGTGCGCTCCCCGCTCTCCGACCTGACGGAAGCCGAGATGGCGCAGCTGCGGCCGCTGATCGAGGCGCTCGGCCCTCAGTAA